One region of Anas acuta chromosome Z, bAnaAcu1.1, whole genome shotgun sequence genomic DNA includes:
- the ZBTB5 gene encoding zinc finger and BTB domain-containing protein 5 isoform X2, with protein MDFPGHFEQIFQQLNYQRLHGQLCDCVIVVGNRHFKAHRSVLAACSTHFRALFTVAEGDQTMNMIQLDSEVVTAEAFAALLDMMYTSTLMLGESNVMDVLLAASHLHLNSVVKACKHYLTTRTLPMSPPTDRVQEQNARMQRSFMLQQLGLSIVSSALNSSQNSEEQPNAMSSTMRSNIEQRTTFPIRRLHKRKQSSEDRARQRMRPAIDESVSDVTPESGQLVVHSREDFFSADSLKIVDNSKADAITDNQEDGTIMFDQSFSAQEDTQVPSQSDNSGGNIPQMSMASQATQVETSFDQEAASEKNNFPCDNPEVTLNEKEHMRVVVKSEPLSSPEPQDEVSDVTSQAEGSESVEVEGGVVSAEKIELSPESSDRSFSDPQSSTDRVGDIHIMEVSNNLEHKSSFSISNFLNKSRGGSYGASQNNDDNIPNTTSDCRMDSEASYLMSPESGPASGHSSATVSHVENPFSEPADSHFVRPMQDVMGLPCVQTSGYRAAEQFGMDFPRLGLGLHSLSRAMIGSARGGASSFPGYRRIAPKMPVVTSVRSSQLQDNSSGSQLIINGTTSFDNGHSSQPGPPQLTRASADVLSKCKKALSEHNVLVVEGARKYACKICCKTFLTLTDCKKHIRVHTGEKPYACLKCGKRFSQSSHLYKHSKTTCLRWQSSNLPSTLL; from the coding sequence ATGGATTTTCCAGGACACTTTGAGCAAATCTTTCAGCAGCTCAACTACCAGAGGCTTCATGGCCAACTTTGCGACTGTGTCATTGTGGTGGGAAACAGGCATTTCAAAGCCCATCGCTCTGTTTTGGCAGCGTGTAGCACGCACTTCCGAGCTCTCTTTACTGTAGCAGAAGGAGATCAAACCATGAATATGATTCAGCTGGATAGTGAAGTGGTGACAGCAGAAGCTTTTGCTGCTCTCCTAGACATGATGTACACTTCCACACTAATGCTTGGAGAGAGCAATGTTATGGATGTCTTGCTGGCTGCATCTCACTTACATTTGAACTCCGTTGTTAAAGCATGCAAACACTACCTTACTACCAGAACACTGCCAATGTCTCCACCGACTGATAGAGTTCAAGAGCAGAATGCACGTATGCAGAGGTCTTTCATGCTTCAGCAGCTTGGGCTGAGTATTGTGAGCTCTGCCTTAAATTCCAGTCAGAACTCGGAGGAGCAACCGAACGCAATGAGCTCCACGATGAGAAGTAACATAGAGCAGCGCACTACTTTTCCGATTCGCCGTCTCCACAAGCGTAAGCAGTCTTCAGAAGATCGGGCCAGGCAGCGAATGAGGCCTGCCATAGATGAGTCTGTTTCTGACGTGACTCCGGAGAGCGGGCAGTTAGTCGTGCATTCACGGGAGGATTTCTTCTCAGCAGATTCACTGAAGATTGTGGACAACTCAAAGGCTGATGCCATCACTGATAACCAGGAGGACGGTACTATTATGTTTGATCAGTCTTTCAGTGCTCAGGAAGATACTCAAGTGCCCAGCCAGTCTGACAACAGTGGAGGAAACATTCCACAGATGTCCATGGCATCCCAGGCAACACAAGTGGAAACCAGCTTCGACCAGGAGGCTGCATCTGAGAAGAACAACTTCCCATGTGACAATCCAGAGGTCACTTTAAACGAGAAGGAGCACATGCGGGTGGTGGTTAAATCTGAGCCCTTGAGCTCCCCAGAGCCTCAGGATGAAGTGAGCGATGTCACGTCCCAAGCAGAAGGCAGCGAGTCTGTTGAAGTGGAAGGAGGAGTTGTCAGTGCAGAGAAGATAGAGCTAAGTCCTGAGAGCAGTGATCGTAGCTTTTCTGATCCTCAGTCCAGTACTGATAGGGTGGGAGATATCCATATCATGGAGGTGTCAAATAACCTGGAACACAAGTCATCTTTCAGTATCTCAAATTTCCTGAATAAAAGCAGAGGTGGCAGCTATGGTGCTAGTCAAAATAATGATGACAACATTCCAAATACAACAAGTGACTGCAGAATGGACAGCGAAGCCTCTTACCTGATGAGTCCAGAATCAGGGCCTGCTAGTGGTCATTCATCTGCCACGGTCTCTCACGTTGAAAATCCTTTCAGTGAGCCTGCAGACTCTCATTTCGTTAGACCAATGCAGGATGTGATGGGTCTTCCCTGTGTGCAGACTTCGGGGTATCGGGCTGCAGAGCAGTTTGGCATGGACTTTCCACGGTTGGGCTTGGGCCTCCATTCCCTTTCAAGAGCAATGATAGGCTCTGCAAGAGGGGGAGCCAGCAGCTTTCCTGGCTACCGCCGCATAGCCCCCAAAATGCCTGTTGTGACCTCTGTCAGgagctcccagctgcaggatAACTCATCCGGTTCCCAGCTGATCATAAATGGGACCACTTCTTTCGATAATGGGCATTCTTCACAACCTGGTCCACCGCAGCTGACAAGGGCATCTGCAGATGTTCTTTCAAAATGTAAGAAAGCCTTATCCGAGCACAACGTCTTGGTTGTAGAAGGTGCACGCAAATACGCATGCAAGATCTGCTGCAAGACTTTTTTGACCTTAACAGACTGTAAGAAACACATCCGTGTGCACACAGGAGAAAAGCCTTACGCCTGTCTGAAGTGTGGCAAACGATTCAGCCAGTCCAGCCACCTGTACAAACATTCCAAAACGACCTGCCTGAGGTGGCAGAGCAGCAACCTACCTAGCACTTTGCTTTAA
- the ZBTB5 gene encoding zinc finger and BTB domain-containing protein 5 isoform X1, with product MRKSRGDTLLVLRIMDFPGHFEQIFQQLNYQRLHGQLCDCVIVVGNRHFKAHRSVLAACSTHFRALFTVAEGDQTMNMIQLDSEVVTAEAFAALLDMMYTSTLMLGESNVMDVLLAASHLHLNSVVKACKHYLTTRTLPMSPPTDRVQEQNARMQRSFMLQQLGLSIVSSALNSSQNSEEQPNAMSSTMRSNIEQRTTFPIRRLHKRKQSSEDRARQRMRPAIDESVSDVTPESGQLVVHSREDFFSADSLKIVDNSKADAITDNQEDGTIMFDQSFSAQEDTQVPSQSDNSGGNIPQMSMASQATQVETSFDQEAASEKNNFPCDNPEVTLNEKEHMRVVVKSEPLSSPEPQDEVSDVTSQAEGSESVEVEGGVVSAEKIELSPESSDRSFSDPQSSTDRVGDIHIMEVSNNLEHKSSFSISNFLNKSRGGSYGASQNNDDNIPNTTSDCRMDSEASYLMSPESGPASGHSSATVSHVENPFSEPADSHFVRPMQDVMGLPCVQTSGYRAAEQFGMDFPRLGLGLHSLSRAMIGSARGGASSFPGYRRIAPKMPVVTSVRSSQLQDNSSGSQLIINGTTSFDNGHSSQPGPPQLTRASADVLSKCKKALSEHNVLVVEGARKYACKICCKTFLTLTDCKKHIRVHTGEKPYACLKCGKRFSQSSHLYKHSKTTCLRWQSSNLPSTLL from the exons ATGAGAAAAAGTAGAGGTGACACCTTATTAGTCTTACG GATCATGGATTTTCCAGGACACTTTGAGCAAATCTTTCAGCAGCTCAACTACCAGAGGCTTCATGGCCAACTTTGCGACTGTGTCATTGTGGTGGGAAACAGGCATTTCAAAGCCCATCGCTCTGTTTTGGCAGCGTGTAGCACGCACTTCCGAGCTCTCTTTACTGTAGCAGAAGGAGATCAAACCATGAATATGATTCAGCTGGATAGTGAAGTGGTGACAGCAGAAGCTTTTGCTGCTCTCCTAGACATGATGTACACTTCCACACTAATGCTTGGAGAGAGCAATGTTATGGATGTCTTGCTGGCTGCATCTCACTTACATTTGAACTCCGTTGTTAAAGCATGCAAACACTACCTTACTACCAGAACACTGCCAATGTCTCCACCGACTGATAGAGTTCAAGAGCAGAATGCACGTATGCAGAGGTCTTTCATGCTTCAGCAGCTTGGGCTGAGTATTGTGAGCTCTGCCTTAAATTCCAGTCAGAACTCGGAGGAGCAACCGAACGCAATGAGCTCCACGATGAGAAGTAACATAGAGCAGCGCACTACTTTTCCGATTCGCCGTCTCCACAAGCGTAAGCAGTCTTCAGAAGATCGGGCCAGGCAGCGAATGAGGCCTGCCATAGATGAGTCTGTTTCTGACGTGACTCCGGAGAGCGGGCAGTTAGTCGTGCATTCACGGGAGGATTTCTTCTCAGCAGATTCACTGAAGATTGTGGACAACTCAAAGGCTGATGCCATCACTGATAACCAGGAGGACGGTACTATTATGTTTGATCAGTCTTTCAGTGCTCAGGAAGATACTCAAGTGCCCAGCCAGTCTGACAACAGTGGAGGAAACATTCCACAGATGTCCATGGCATCCCAGGCAACACAAGTGGAAACCAGCTTCGACCAGGAGGCTGCATCTGAGAAGAACAACTTCCCATGTGACAATCCAGAGGTCACTTTAAACGAGAAGGAGCACATGCGGGTGGTGGTTAAATCTGAGCCCTTGAGCTCCCCAGAGCCTCAGGATGAAGTGAGCGATGTCACGTCCCAAGCAGAAGGCAGCGAGTCTGTTGAAGTGGAAGGAGGAGTTGTCAGTGCAGAGAAGATAGAGCTAAGTCCTGAGAGCAGTGATCGTAGCTTTTCTGATCCTCAGTCCAGTACTGATAGGGTGGGAGATATCCATATCATGGAGGTGTCAAATAACCTGGAACACAAGTCATCTTTCAGTATCTCAAATTTCCTGAATAAAAGCAGAGGTGGCAGCTATGGTGCTAGTCAAAATAATGATGACAACATTCCAAATACAACAAGTGACTGCAGAATGGACAGCGAAGCCTCTTACCTGATGAGTCCAGAATCAGGGCCTGCTAGTGGTCATTCATCTGCCACGGTCTCTCACGTTGAAAATCCTTTCAGTGAGCCTGCAGACTCTCATTTCGTTAGACCAATGCAGGATGTGATGGGTCTTCCCTGTGTGCAGACTTCGGGGTATCGGGCTGCAGAGCAGTTTGGCATGGACTTTCCACGGTTGGGCTTGGGCCTCCATTCCCTTTCAAGAGCAATGATAGGCTCTGCAAGAGGGGGAGCCAGCAGCTTTCCTGGCTACCGCCGCATAGCCCCCAAAATGCCTGTTGTGACCTCTGTCAGgagctcccagctgcaggatAACTCATCCGGTTCCCAGCTGATCATAAATGGGACCACTTCTTTCGATAATGGGCATTCTTCACAACCTGGTCCACCGCAGCTGACAAGGGCATCTGCAGATGTTCTTTCAAAATGTAAGAAAGCCTTATCCGAGCACAACGTCTTGGTTGTAGAAGGTGCACGCAAATACGCATGCAAGATCTGCTGCAAGACTTTTTTGACCTTAACAGACTGTAAGAAACACATCCGTGTGCACACAGGAGAAAAGCCTTACGCCTGTCTGAAGTGTGGCAAACGATTCAGCCAGTCCAGCCACCTGTACAAACATTCCAAAACGACCTGCCTGAGGTGGCAGAGCAGCAACCTACCTAGCACTTTGCTTTAA
- the GRHPR gene encoding glyoxylate reductase/hydroxypyruvate reductase, which yields MRRAVSRAMAVFVTRRIPAEGLRVLAEAGGCRVQQWDSEEPVPRAQLLAGVSGKQGLLCLLSDRIDREVLDAAGPSLKVISTMSVGFDHLALDEIKKRGIRVGYTPDVLTDATAELSVALLLATCRRLPEAVEQVKNGGWTTWKPLWMCGYGLSNSTVGIIGLGRIGQAVARRLKPFGVKNFLYTGSRPKPESAAEFQAEFVPLTRLAEESDFVVVTCALTPDTQGMCNKDFFSRMKKTSVFINTSRGAVVNQEDLYDALVSGQIAAAGLDVTTPEPLPTDHPLLSLKNCVILPHVGSATYATRTTMSVLAADNLLAGLRGERMPHELLL from the exons ATGAGGCGGGCCGTGAGCCGGGCCATGGCGGTGTTCGTCACGCGGCGGATCCCGGCTGAGGGGCTGCGGGTGCTGGCGGAGGCCGGCGG GTGCCGCGTCCAGCAGTGGGACTCGGAGGAGCCCGTCCCGCGGGCGCAGCTGCTGGCGGGGGTGTCGGGCaagcaggggctgctctgcctgctctccGACCGCATCGACCGCGAGGTGCTGGACGCCGCGG GGCCCAGCCTGAAAGTCATCAGCACCATGTCCGTGGGCTTCGACCACCTGGCCTTGGACGAGATTAAGAAGCG AGGGATCCGCGTTGGATACACCCCCGATGTCCTGACCGATGCCACCGCAGAGCTCTCCGTGGCTTTGCTTCTGGCTACGTGCCGCCGGCTGCCGGAGGCCGTAGAGCAGGTGAAGAA TGGTGGCTGGACAACATGGAAGCCTTTGTGGATGTGTGGCTATGGTCTGTCTAATAGTACGGTGGGCATCATAGGTCTGGGAAGAATAG GGCAGGCGGTTGCCCGCCGTCTAAAGCCATTTGGGGTCAAGAACTTTTTGTACACTGGAAGTCGCCCAAAACCAGAGAGTGCTGCAGAGTTTCAAGCCGAGTTTG TCCCACTCACAAGGCTAGCTGAAGAGTCAGACTTTGTTGTTGTGACATGTGCGTTGACTCCTGACACCCAGGGAATGTGCAACAAGGATTTCTTCAGCAGAATGAAGAAGACCTCTGTGTTCATCAACACAAGCAG gGGGGCTGTGGTGAACCAGGAGGACCTGTACGATGCATTAGTCAGTGGCCAGATCGCAGCTGCAGGCCTGGATGTCACAACGCCAGAGCCGCTGCCCACTGACCACCCTCTGCTCTCCCTCAAGAACTGCG TGATTCTGCCACACGTTGGGAGTGCCACCTATGCCACGCGGACCACCATGTCGGTGCTGGCTGCTGACAACCTGCTGGCCGGTCTGCGGGGAGAGCGCATGCCCCAcgagctgctgctgtga